From a region of the Geothrix sp. 21YS21S-2 genome:
- a CDS encoding PAS domain S-box protein, giving the protein MAPIEGTQKPPARGRSRPPWVAEAFAILSACVALTALAGGLARHPVLGGLGRGFVPLAPQAGALFILLDAAILLRRLGRTRWLRGLGSLCGIVVVTLALAMLAGFVMGGPLSAVLELRLVSKVTAVTLLLGGLSYAMPGAAPLAPHWQRQLAAMLALVPAATCAVVILSYAAGAPLLYQSGNTPMALPSALAGLLTSLALVGLPGRDTWPMALFRAPGAPDRGAERGPIAAFVLLALAVLVVGSFYLRGQLGSARKAAQDGLAAIADLKAGEIAAWHRERLADGGRIAGSRLLQGHLARFLAGTEPAGELGEWMEGLRRGGTCSEVVLFDALGRRRLPAGGPVPGARLQAALAARAVVLDDLARDDAGIHMDLWVPAGPGILLLRLDPGPFLFPLVQSWPASSASAETLLVRREGGDAVFLNELRHRGGTALALRLPIAGNPGLPAAHAVQGAEGLMRGRDYRGVPVLAALRRVPGTPWSLVAKVDEDEIFGPLRARGWVSGATLLGLVTLLALGVSLLLRQMETTRITELLDRERQARFLEGRYQTLLRLANDAILTFDAQGRILDANDRALEYYGHSLAEFRELSVPDLRSPGDAPRARGQFAELACTGRARFEAVHVRKDGSTFPVEVSSRLLEIEGEQVAFSLIHDITDRRAREREALESGEQYRRLFEQSPVGYMTLDAQARILDVNRTLLAMLACGREHLAGRPFWDLMTPASAEVARGLHGAAGGRIPATQFTLVREDGTTLVVNLEGSAGFDAAGRFLHTQCALSDLTDRLEAEAAHSELQAQLHQSQKMESLGSLAGGIAHDINNVLAAILSLASAHREDLDPGAVLAQSLDTITRACLRGRDVVKSLLYFARRGATTIGPVDLNEVVRDLIQLLARTTLKRIRLETDLQDPLPHIHADPGTLNHALMNICVNAKDAMPQGGTIRISTRTLADGSLQLGVRDTGEGMPEEVRRRAMEPFFTTKPQGQGTGLGLAMVFGTLKSLGGSTEILSEPGRGTEVLLTFPAPTGTEVPAAPEAVLREAGPARALTILLVDDDELIRGSVVPMLHLLGHHADSVDSGIKALNLFQGGLEVDLVILDMNMPGINGAETLHGILLLRPSQAVIMASGYNDHDLARLLEGRPRVVSVQKPFHLHEIQKCIAALGL; this is encoded by the coding sequence ATGGCACCCATCGAGGGAACGCAGAAGCCCCCCGCCCGCGGCCGGTCCCGGCCGCCCTGGGTGGCGGAAGCCTTCGCCATCCTTTCGGCCTGCGTCGCCCTGACGGCCCTCGCGGGCGGCCTGGCCCGCCACCCGGTGCTCGGCGGCCTGGGCCGGGGCTTCGTGCCCCTGGCGCCCCAGGCCGGCGCGCTCTTCATCCTTCTGGACGCCGCCATCCTGCTGCGGCGCCTGGGGCGGACGCGCTGGCTCCGGGGCCTGGGCTCCTTGTGCGGCATCGTCGTGGTCACCCTGGCCCTGGCGATGCTCGCAGGTTTCGTCATGGGCGGCCCGCTCTCCGCCGTCCTGGAACTCCGCCTCGTCTCCAAGGTGACCGCCGTGACCCTCCTCCTGGGCGGGCTGTCGTACGCCATGCCCGGCGCGGCGCCCCTCGCGCCCCACTGGCAGCGCCAGCTGGCGGCCATGCTGGCCCTGGTCCCGGCAGCCACCTGCGCCGTGGTGATTCTCAGCTACGCGGCGGGCGCGCCCCTCCTCTACCAGTCCGGCAACACGCCCATGGCCCTGCCCTCGGCCCTGGCGGGGCTCCTGACCTCCCTGGCTCTGGTCGGCCTTCCGGGGCGCGACACCTGGCCCATGGCGCTCTTCCGCGCCCCGGGCGCGCCGGACCGGGGCGCCGAGCGGGGCCCCATCGCGGCCTTCGTCCTGCTGGCCCTGGCGGTGCTGGTGGTCGGTTCCTTCTACCTGCGCGGCCAGCTCGGCTCCGCCCGCAAGGCCGCCCAGGACGGGCTTGCCGCCATCGCCGACCTCAAGGCGGGCGAGATCGCCGCCTGGCACCGGGAGCGCCTGGCCGACGGAGGCCGGATCGCGGGATCCCGGCTCCTGCAGGGCCACCTGGCCCGCTTCCTGGCGGGAACGGAACCCGCCGGCGAGCTGGGGGAGTGGATGGAGGGGCTGCGCCGGGGGGGCACCTGCAGCGAGGTGGTACTCTTCGACGCCCTGGGCCGCAGGCGCCTGCCCGCGGGTGGGCCGGTCCCCGGGGCCCGGCTCCAGGCCGCCCTCGCGGCCCGGGCGGTGGTCCTCGACGACCTCGCCCGGGACGACGCCGGCATCCACATGGACCTGTGGGTGCCCGCGGGCCCCGGCATCCTGCTCCTGCGCCTGGATCCGGGCCCCTTCCTCTTCCCCCTGGTGCAGTCCTGGCCCGCCTCCAGCGCCAGCGCCGAGACCCTCCTGGTGCGCCGGGAAGGCGGCGACGCGGTCTTCCTGAACGAGCTGCGCCACCGCGGCGGAACGGCCCTCGCGCTGCGGCTGCCCATCGCGGGGAACCCCGGCCTCCCTGCCGCCCATGCGGTCCAGGGCGCCGAGGGCCTGATGCGCGGCCGGGACTACCGCGGGGTCCCGGTCCTGGCCGCCCTGAGGCGCGTTCCCGGCACGCCCTGGTCCCTGGTCGCCAAGGTGGACGAGGACGAGATCTTCGGCCCCCTGCGGGCGCGGGGCTGGGTCAGCGGAGCCACCCTCCTGGGCCTGGTGACCCTCCTGGCCCTGGGCGTCAGCCTGCTGCTGCGCCAGATGGAGACCACCCGCATCACGGAGCTGCTGGACCGGGAACGGCAGGCGCGGTTCCTGGAGGGCCGGTACCAGACCCTCCTGCGCCTGGCCAACGACGCCATCCTCACCTTCGACGCCCAGGGCCGGATCCTGGACGCCAACGATCGCGCCCTGGAGTACTACGGGCACTCCCTGGCGGAGTTCCGGGAGCTCTCGGTGCCGGACCTGCGCTCCCCCGGGGACGCGCCCAGGGCCCGCGGGCAGTTCGCGGAGCTGGCGTGCACCGGCAGGGCGCGCTTCGAGGCCGTCCATGTGCGCAAGGACGGCTCCACCTTCCCCGTGGAGGTGAGCTCGCGGCTCCTGGAGATCGAGGGGGAGCAGGTGGCCTTCTCCCTGATCCACGACATCACCGACCGCCGCGCCCGGGAACGGGAGGCGCTCGAAAGCGGGGAACAGTACCGCAGGCTCTTCGAGCAGTCCCCGGTGGGCTACATGACCCTGGACGCCCAGGCGCGGATCCTGGACGTGAACCGGACCCTCCTGGCCATGCTGGCCTGCGGCCGGGAGCACCTGGCCGGGCGCCCCTTCTGGGACCTGATGACCCCCGCCTCGGCGGAGGTGGCCCGCGGGCTCCACGGGGCGGCCGGCGGGAGGATCCCGGCCACGCAGTTCACCCTGGTCCGCGAGGACGGCACCACCCTCGTGGTGAACCTCGAGGGCTCCGCCGGTTTCGACGCGGCGGGGCGGTTCCTGCACACGCAGTGCGCGCTGTCCGACCTCACCGACCGCCTGGAGGCCGAGGCCGCCCACAGCGAGCTTCAGGCCCAGCTGCACCAGTCCCAGAAGATGGAGAGCCTGGGCAGCCTGGCCGGGGGCATCGCCCACGACATCAACAACGTGCTGGCCGCCATCCTCAGCCTGGCCTCGGCCCACCGGGAGGACCTGGATCCCGGCGCGGTGCTGGCGCAGTCCCTGGACACCATCACCCGGGCGTGCCTGCGCGGGCGCGACGTGGTGAAGAGCCTCCTCTATTTCGCGCGAAGGGGCGCCACCACGATAGGCCCCGTCGACCTCAACGAGGTGGTGCGGGACCTGATCCAGCTCCTGGCCCGCACCACCCTGAAGCGGATCCGCCTGGAGACCGACCTGCAGGACCCCCTGCCCCACATCCACGCCGATCCCGGGACCCTGAACCACGCGCTCATGAACATCTGCGTGAACGCCAAGGACGCCATGCCCCAGGGCGGCACCATCCGAATCAGCACCCGCACCCTGGCGGACGGCTCCCTCCAGCTGGGGGTGCGGGACACCGGCGAAGGCATGCCCGAGGAGGTGCGCCGGCGCGCCATGGAGCCGTTCTTCACCACCAAGCCCCAGGGCCAGGGCACGGGGCTGGGCCTGGCCATGGTCTTCGGGACGCTGAAGTCCCTGGGCGGGTCCACGGAGATCCTCAGCGAACCCGGGCGGGGCACCGAAGTCCTGCTCACCTTCCCCGCCCCCACGGGCACGGAGGTTCCCGCGGCGCCCGAGGCGGTCCTCCGGGAAGCGGGCCCGGCCAGGGCCCTGACCATCCTCCTGGTGGACGACGACGAGCTCATCCGCGGCTCAGTCGTCCCCATGCTCCACCTCCTGGGCCACCACGCCGACAGCGTGGACAGCGGAATCAAGGCCCTGAACCTCTTCCAGGGGGGCCTGGAGGTGGACCTGGTGATCCTGGACATGAACATGCCCGGCATCAACGGCGCCGAGACGCTCCACGGCATCCTGCTCCTGCGGCCCTCCCAGGCGGTGATCATGGCCAGCGGCTACAACGACCACGACCTCGCCAGGCTCCTGGAGGGAAGGCCCCGGGTGGTGAGCGTCCAGAAGCCCTTCCACCTCCACGAGATCCAGAAGTGCATCGCGGCGCTGGGGCTGTGA
- the ribA gene encoding GTP cyclohydrolase II, whose protein sequence is MSMDSKLLDLVERDREHECKGFGPDQVCVRIVAVAKLPSRFGDFRIAAFWNNRDQKDHIAIIHGDVVGAEDVATRMHSECLTGDVVGSLRCDCRDQLETALMRIGQLERGVVLYMRQEGRGIGLANKIRAYALQDQGLDTVEANLALGFRDDERDYAVAAHMLHSLGIGSIHLMTNNPSKVEQLTRYGVNVSRRLPHLLPPNAHNRFYLETKARRSGHYIDFTGTTHLQEQSDPVIVEGMPGAD, encoded by the coding sequence ATGAGCATGGATTCCAAGCTTCTCGATCTGGTCGAACGGGACCGGGAGCACGAGTGCAAGGGCTTCGGCCCCGACCAGGTGTGCGTGCGCATCGTGGCGGTGGCCAAGCTTCCCAGCCGCTTCGGCGACTTCCGCATCGCGGCCTTCTGGAACAACCGCGACCAGAAGGACCACATCGCCATCATCCACGGCGACGTGGTGGGCGCGGAGGACGTGGCCACGCGCATGCACTCCGAGTGCCTCACGGGCGACGTGGTGGGCTCCCTGCGCTGCGACTGCCGGGACCAGCTGGAGACGGCGCTCATGCGCATCGGCCAGCTGGAGCGGGGCGTCGTGCTCTACATGCGCCAGGAGGGCCGCGGCATCGGCCTGGCCAACAAGATCCGGGCCTACGCCCTCCAGGACCAGGGCCTCGACACCGTGGAGGCCAACCTCGCCCTGGGCTTCCGGGACGACGAGAGGGACTACGCCGTGGCGGCCCACATGCTGCACAGCCTTGGCATCGGCTCGATCCACCTCATGACCAACAACCCCTCGAAGGTCGAGCAGCTGACCCGCTACGGAGTGAACGTCTCCCGGCGCCTGCCGCACCTGCTGCCCCCCAACGCCCACAACCGCTTCTACCTGGAGACCAAGGCGCGGCGCTCGGGCCACTACATCGACTTCACGGGCACCACCCACCTGCAGGAGCAGAGCGACCCGGTGATCGTGGAGGGGATGCCCGGGGCGGACTGA
- a CDS encoding NAD(P)/FAD-dependent oxidoreductase, with product MLDFAMADSSPSRAPSPFLETIVVGAGVAGLSCAGALKRAGREVLVLERAHGVGGRCATRRFDGQPVDFGPLFAHGHHPGFLQALREVDADPIRDWPRRVEGGGPPCQPGALEPTVRRIAFAQGMKAFPRHLAKGLEIHLETRVTAIRAVEGGFEVTAGEGAPLRCRDLVLALALEQSRRLLGTLEPFPQAAGLQALLGLFGSVPCLAVMAGYALDAPAPAWDVLYPEASEVLQLVALDSSKREAPRFRTFVAQARPKWSRQRLEAPLDQWGRELLDEAALHLGPWAAAPLWSYPHRWRYARLGPTSELAEPLRIDFPGGARLGLAGDVFSPGGGLQAAWLSGTRLAGRLTQEPS from the coding sequence ATGTTAGACTTCGCCATGGCCGATTCCTCCCCTTCCCGGGCGCCGTCCCCCTTCCTGGAAACCATCGTGGTGGGCGCGGGCGTGGCGGGGCTCAGCTGCGCGGGGGCCTTGAAGCGGGCGGGGCGCGAGGTGCTCGTCCTGGAGCGGGCCCACGGCGTCGGCGGCCGGTGCGCCACCCGGCGCTTCGACGGACAGCCGGTGGATTTCGGTCCCCTGTTCGCGCACGGGCATCATCCTGGCTTCCTGCAGGCCCTGCGCGAGGTGGACGCGGATCCCATCCGGGACTGGCCGCGGCGGGTGGAGGGCGGAGGGCCTCCCTGCCAACCGGGCGCCCTGGAGCCCACGGTGCGCCGGATCGCCTTCGCCCAGGGCATGAAGGCTTTCCCGCGCCACCTGGCCAAGGGGCTGGAGATCCACCTGGAGACGCGGGTAACGGCCATCCGGGCGGTTGAGGGCGGCTTCGAGGTGACGGCCGGCGAGGGAGCGCCCCTGCGCTGCCGCGACCTGGTGCTGGCCCTGGCCCTGGAGCAGTCCCGGCGCCTGCTGGGCACCCTGGAGCCCTTCCCCCAGGCCGCGGGCCTCCAGGCCCTCCTGGGCCTCTTCGGCAGCGTCCCCTGCCTGGCGGTCATGGCGGGCTACGCCCTGGACGCGCCGGCGCCCGCCTGGGACGTGCTCTATCCGGAGGCCTCGGAGGTCCTGCAACTGGTGGCCCTGGACTCCTCCAAGCGGGAGGCCCCCCGGTTCCGCACCTTCGTGGCCCAGGCCCGGCCGAAATGGTCCCGGCAGAGGCTGGAGGCGCCCCTGGACCAGTGGGGCCGGGAGCTGCTGGACGAGGCCGCCCTCCACCTCGGCCCCTGGGCGGCCGCGCCGCTCTGGAGCTACCCGCACCGCTGGCGCTACGCCCGCCTGGGCCCCACCAGCGAGCTGGCGGAGCCGCTGCGCATCGATTTTCCCGGAGGCGCCCGCCTGGGGCTGGCCGGGGACGTCTTCTCGCCAGGAGGAGGCCTTCAGGCCGCCTGGCTTTCCGGGACCCGCCTGGCGGGCCGCCTCACCCAGGAGCCTTCATGA
- a CDS encoding MBL fold metallo-hydrolase — MRTSLLLVTAMTLTAQAPLSLGRMTVCPLVDGTLSLEASLLKGIPLAEAVRLLDGRTAATTPVKAYLVRLAGKVILVDTGMGKDPEENSGHLTEGLAAAGVTPAQVDLVLITHFHFDHVGGLLRPDGARAFPRAKLCVARAEHDLWTAKEGLPERLWDRIPKVRAIFAAYGSDVVLTKDGDTVAEGVTALAAPGHTAGHTVYAFRSEGRELWCIGDLIHFGPVQFPRPETGIAFDLEGERAIRTRQAFFRKAAAANVVLAGAHLPHLVRIVEEGAGFRTVNAD; from the coding sequence ATGCGAACCTCCCTCCTGCTGGTGACCGCCATGACCCTGACCGCCCAAGCGCCCCTGTCCCTGGGGCGGATGACCGTCTGCCCCCTGGTGGACGGCACCCTCTCGCTGGAGGCCTCCCTCCTCAAGGGCATCCCCCTGGCGGAAGCGGTCCGCCTGCTGGATGGCCGCACCGCCGCCACCACGCCCGTGAAGGCCTACCTGGTGCGCCTGGCCGGCAAGGTCATCCTGGTGGACACCGGCATGGGGAAGGACCCGGAGGAGAATTCCGGCCATCTCACCGAAGGCCTCGCGGCGGCCGGCGTCACCCCCGCCCAGGTGGACCTGGTGCTCATCACCCATTTCCATTTCGACCACGTGGGGGGCCTGCTGCGGCCCGACGGCGCCCGGGCCTTCCCCCGGGCGAAACTGTGCGTGGCCCGGGCCGAGCACGACCTCTGGACCGCGAAGGAGGGACTTCCCGAGCGGCTGTGGGACCGCATCCCCAAGGTGCGGGCCATCTTCGCGGCCTACGGGTCCGATGTCGTGCTGACGAAGGACGGCGACACCGTGGCCGAAGGGGTGACCGCCCTGGCCGCGCCCGGCCACACCGCCGGGCACACCGTCTACGCGTTCCGCTCAGAGGGGCGGGAACTGTGGTGCATCGGCGACCTCATCCACTTCGGACCGGTGCAGTTCCCGCGGCCGGAGACGGGCATCGCGTTCGACCTGGAGGGGGAGCGGGCGATCCGCACGCGGCAGGCCTTCTTCCGGAAGGCCGCGGCGGCAAACGTGGTCCTGGCGGGTGCGCACCTGCCCCACCTGGTGCGGATCGTCGAGGAGGGCGCCGGCTTCCGGACCGTCAACGCCGACTAG
- a CDS encoding TfoX/Sxy family protein yields MATRQGTVDYVLDQLGDAGAVSAKKMFGEYGVFLDDKMFAMICDDRLFFKPTPAGRELLGTVTEAPPYPGAKPCFLIPEEDWDDRERLGALARATADGLAAPRKKPSRR; encoded by the coding sequence ATGGCCACCAGACAGGGCACCGTCGACTACGTCCTGGATCAGCTCGGCGACGCCGGCGCGGTCTCGGCCAAGAAGATGTTCGGGGAATACGGCGTCTTCCTGGACGACAAGATGTTCGCCATGATCTGCGACGACCGGCTGTTCTTCAAACCCACGCCCGCCGGGCGCGAGCTGCTCGGCACCGTGACCGAGGCGCCCCCCTATCCGGGCGCGAAGCCCTGCTTCCTCATCCCGGAGGAGGACTGGGACGACCGGGAGCGCCTCGGGGCCCTGGCCCGGGCCACCGCCGACGGCCTGGCGGCACCGCGCAAGAAGCCTAGTCGGCGTTGA
- a CDS encoding site-specific integrase: MGRRPKDPWFTDDGKPILRNWLYKNSPEGDFLYDFRIRGKHFKGSTGERKEEVARAWIADFHRRMKDLAFGKAEPSAPTLVKLWEAWDERKASSVSASHRRWMRGVIHQHTYEFLNLPADQLTTDAVDDLRARYLAKEGKGFKKNGAKKPDDKDHVVRRHSEGGWNKVLTQLRALVGWGAETGRLKAVPFKARKLPVSQTSKGVLWPEQVRPFLAAVDTIRKEREKDLFPHAGIAARLMLGLGLRENEALHAEWDRVDWRRQLFIVAESASTGKKVKDRTIREIPIPSWLLTYLAQWHNDQKKPSRGLLLIARNGKAHGEGSTKKMVQVGARALKIERLTPHGLRRTFATGLWEIGTPLGQIAQMMGHEDPMITFKRYIIERPKEQAEALEKLGKLMDLEETGPSGAVRAGNLATNPQTVPTVGTVTPK; this comes from the coding sequence ATGGGACGGCGACCGAAAGACCCCTGGTTCACCGATGATGGCAAACCCATCCTGCGGAACTGGCTCTACAAGAACTCACCTGAGGGTGATTTCCTTTACGACTTCCGGATCCGGGGCAAGCACTTCAAGGGATCGACCGGAGAGCGCAAGGAGGAGGTCGCGCGGGCCTGGATTGCGGACTTCCACAGGCGCATGAAGGACCTGGCCTTCGGCAAGGCTGAACCCTCGGCGCCAACGCTCGTCAAGCTCTGGGAAGCGTGGGACGAACGGAAGGCCTCCAGCGTGAGTGCCTCGCATCGACGGTGGATGAGAGGCGTCATCCACCAGCACACCTACGAATTCTTGAATTTGCCCGCGGACCAACTCACCACGGATGCTGTGGACGACCTGCGTGCTCGCTACCTGGCCAAGGAGGGGAAGGGGTTCAAGAAGAACGGGGCCAAGAAGCCGGATGACAAGGACCACGTGGTGCGCAGGCACTCCGAGGGGGGCTGGAACAAGGTGCTCACGCAACTCCGGGCCCTGGTGGGCTGGGGGGCGGAAACCGGACGGTTGAAGGCGGTGCCCTTCAAGGCTCGGAAACTACCTGTCAGCCAAACCTCCAAGGGGGTCCTGTGGCCGGAGCAGGTGCGGCCCTTCCTGGCGGCCGTGGACACCATTCGCAAGGAGCGGGAAAAGGATCTCTTCCCGCATGCGGGGATCGCCGCCCGGCTCATGCTGGGGCTGGGCCTGCGGGAGAACGAAGCGCTCCACGCCGAATGGGATCGCGTGGACTGGCGCCGTCAATTGTTCATCGTGGCGGAGTCAGCCTCCACAGGAAAGAAAGTGAAGGACCGGACCATCCGAGAGATCCCAATTCCATCCTGGCTCCTGACCTATCTTGCGCAATGGCATAACGATCAGAAGAAACCCTCCAGGGGCCTCCTGCTGATCGCTCGGAATGGGAAGGCCCATGGTGAGGGCTCGACGAAAAAGATGGTGCAGGTTGGAGCTCGAGCGCTCAAGATCGAGCGCCTTACGCCGCACGGACTGCGGCGCACGTTCGCCACCGGGCTCTGGGAGATCGGTACGCCGTTGGGCCAAATCGCCCAGATGATGGGCCACGAGGACCCCATGATCACCTTCAAGCGCTACATCATCGAGCGTCCCAAGGAGCAGGCCGAGGCCCTGGAAAAGCTCGGGAAACTCATGGACCTTGAGGAAACGGGACCAAGCGGGGCTGTCCGCGCGGGAAATTTGGCAACCAATCCCCAAACAGTCCCCACCGTGGGGACTGTGACGCCTAAGTAA
- a CDS encoding helix-turn-helix transcriptional regulator: MDFVFLVSMDGADMDSVGSRIKSAREAKGWTQADLAASLGMGDRSMVSRWETDEAIPRGSTRLKIANALDVENEWIRTGTGPREDKSVEGVDYLMFDTPEGQELTLEEYLGPSAIIAAKSLKERGIDLEPDTFARVALRITLKCMKERRSPTEGDVAKALMQLWK, translated from the coding sequence GTGGACTTCGTTTTTCTCGTTTCCATGGATGGAGCAGATATGGACAGCGTCGGTTCAAGGATTAAATCTGCCCGGGAGGCAAAGGGGTGGACCCAGGCAGACCTCGCGGCATCACTGGGCATGGGGGATCGGTCCATGGTCTCTCGCTGGGAAACCGACGAAGCGATCCCGCGCGGGAGCACTCGACTAAAGATTGCCAATGCCCTTGATGTTGAAAACGAATGGATCCGAACCGGGACAGGTCCAAGGGAAGACAAGAGCGTTGAGGGTGTGGATTACTTAATGTTCGACACTCCTGAGGGGCAGGAGCTGACGCTGGAGGAGTATCTTGGCCCATCAGCCATAATTGCGGCCAAGTCCCTCAAGGAACGCGGAATCGATCTCGAACCAGACACGTTTGCTAGAGTCGCTTTAAGGATCACGCTTAAATGCATGAAAGAAAGAAGATCTCCGACAGAAGGTGACGTTGCAAAGGCCCTAATGCAGCTTTGGAAATAA
- a CDS encoding BRO family protein produces the protein MHSLNSFSFGVKPIRVVLVDNEPQWVAKDVADALGYSRSTITNLTKTVDHVPAEWRGRYRIPTPSGDQDMVTLTEAGLFFFLNRSDKPAALPMQKWVAGEVLPSIRKTGAYSVQARAGVPTAIEIASAVVAQLGEHADWEQPLAEKIEQGRRCAKAVYEMEKNKVIPALERIEKRQTSPLGSASAKEATALLNAISKVTSNPRAYEAAKRALPGLFPENGQIQPPLPGLEG, from the coding sequence ATGCACAGTCTCAACTCTTTCTCCTTCGGGGTCAAGCCCATCAGGGTGGTCCTCGTGGACAACGAACCCCAGTGGGTGGCAAAGGATGTCGCGGACGCCCTCGGGTATTCCCGGTCCACCATAACGAACCTGACGAAGACTGTGGACCACGTTCCGGCGGAATGGAGGGGTCGGTATCGGATACCTACCCCCTCCGGTGACCAGGACATGGTCACCCTCACCGAGGCCGGCCTCTTCTTCTTCCTCAACCGCTCGGACAAGCCCGCGGCCCTGCCCATGCAGAAGTGGGTGGCCGGCGAAGTCCTCCCCTCCATCCGGAAGACTGGAGCCTACAGCGTCCAGGCCCGGGCCGGGGTGCCCACCGCGATCGAGATCGCATCCGCAGTGGTCGCGCAGCTGGGCGAGCACGCCGACTGGGAGCAGCCCCTGGCGGAGAAGATCGAGCAGGGCCGACGCTGCGCCAAGGCCGTCTACGAGATGGAGAAAAACAAGGTCATCCCGGCCCTGGAGCGCATTGAGAAGCGGCAGACCTCTCCCTTGGGCTCCGCGAGCGCCAAGGAGGCGACAGCCCTCCTCAACGCCATCTCCAAGGTCACTTCCAACCCCCGGGCCTACGAGGCCGCGAAGCGCGCCCTGCCCGGTCTTTTCCCCGAGAACGGGCAGATCCAGCCCCCGCTCCCCGGGCTGGAGGGCTAA
- a CDS encoding helix-turn-helix domain-containing protein, with translation MATTGQLIRIARLKAHMSQNELGRKLGVTGFLVSHWEANRKPVTDMDALAGALGVSVEELAGFNAPPSGETSRRPARKDVPLLPPKAEGSVVLPYMTMAGLLRWIRNTYGMKVYYGQVYDWIATKKFPCYENRLKRNPQGEITYLFVANEVAKWFAQMLPPVNQDVPA, from the coding sequence ATGGCAACCACCGGCCAGCTCATCCGCATCGCGCGCCTCAAGGCCCACATGAGCCAAAACGAGCTTGGCAGGAAGCTTGGTGTTACCGGCTTCCTTGTCTCCCATTGGGAAGCGAACCGGAAGCCCGTGACCGACATGGACGCGCTCGCAGGGGCTCTCGGTGTCTCGGTTGAGGAGCTCGCTGGATTCAACGCGCCCCCATCCGGCGAGACCAGCCGAAGGCCTGCAAGGAAGGACGTGCCCCTCCTCCCCCCGAAGGCCGAAGGGTCGGTGGTCCTCCCATACATGACCATGGCCGGCCTGCTCCGGTGGATCCGAAATACCTACGGGATGAAGGTCTACTACGGGCAGGTCTACGACTGGATCGCCACGAAGAAGTTCCCGTGCTACGAGAACCGCCTCAAGAGGAACCCCCAGGGCGAGATCACCTATCTGTTCGTCGCGAACGAGGTGGCGAAGTGGTTCGCCCAGATGTTGCCGCCCGTGAACCAGGACGTTCCCGCATGA
- a CDS encoding DUF6011 domain-containing protein produces the protein MCQRRLKTPEARARGFGSTCWPRRVAYLKSLDPKDPRALQIGITTPLFPEELE, from the coding sequence ATGTGCCAGCGGCGCTTGAAGACCCCCGAGGCCCGGGCCCGCGGATTCGGCTCCACGTGCTGGCCCCGGCGGGTCGCCTACCTGAAATCGCTGGACCCCAAGGATCCCCGGGCGCTCCAGATCGGCATCACCACTCCCCTTTTCCCCGAGGAACTCGAATGA
- a CDS encoding YfbR-like 5'-deoxynucleotidase, with amino-acid sequence MRILSAQTAMDLQQVKRWHTRRVDHEQTVAAHTASMIALALILAEPYNLSAQDRCDLMQLALVHDAHETVFGDIPYPSRMKIFESKHMDIDQETRMEFWGGVDPYVEVTPQVRDLVEMADSLEAALWSQRYAPNLTAAVVSQAVAKAQQLLDNQGVARVLEILGIRPEVER; translated from the coding sequence ATGCGGATCCTCAGCGCCCAGACCGCCATGGACCTCCAGCAGGTGAAGCGGTGGCACACCCGCCGGGTGGACCACGAGCAGACCGTGGCGGCCCACACCGCCTCCATGATCGCCCTGGCCCTCATCCTGGCCGAGCCTTACAACCTCTCCGCCCAGGACCGGTGCGACCTCATGCAACTCGCGCTGGTCCACGACGCCCACGAGACGGTGTTCGGCGACATTCCCTACCCCAGCCGGATGAAGATCTTCGAATCCAAGCACATGGATATCGACCAGGAAACCCGGATGGAATTCTGGGGCGGCGTGGACCCCTACGTCGAGGTGACCCCCCAGGTGCGTGACCTGGTGGAGATGGCCGATTCCCTCGAGGCCGCCCTCTGGTCCCAGCGCTACGCCCCCAATCTCACCGCGGCCGTGGTCTCCCAGGCCGTGGCAAAGGCCCAGCAGCTCCTCGACAACCAGGGCGTGGCCCGCGTCCTGGAAATCCTCGGCATCCGCCCGGAGGTAGAACGATGA